TGAAAACGCGCGTTCTCGACAGCCCTGGGAAACGCGAACGGGGCCCGGACGGAGAGATCTCCACCCGGGCCCCGTCAGGGTCCGTCCGTGCTCGTCTACGCCACGGTTGCCACCGGCGCCGGCCGGGGCCGAGGCGACACCTCCCAGAAGCCGTAGTCCGGCACCCGGTTCGGGCTGGAGGGGGACGTCTCGCCAGCCGCGAGTGCCCGGACCCAGTCCAGCACCGACAGGTTCCCCTTCGACTGCCCGCACGGGGTGCAGGCCGGCACCAGGTTCGAGGCCCCGTTGCTGCCGCCGGCCGCCCGGGGCACCACGTGATCCAGGTGGTCCGATTCCGCCGTCAGGCAGTAGGCGCACCGGCCCCCGAACGCCTCGTAGAGCCGCTGCCGGCCCTCGGCCGACACGTTGATGCGGCTCACCGCCGATCACCCGCCGCCGGCCACCACCACCGCAGCAGCTCCGCGTACCGGCGAGCCACCTCCGGATCCGTCACACCATCCAGCACCGCAGGCCCACCCGCCGAAATCACGTGCACACGGGCGCACGAGCCACAGCACGGGGACGCCACATCGCAGCAGCGTGTCCCCGAACTCGGCTTCAGACCAGCGGCCCACACCGCCGACACCGCCGGGTACCGCAACCAGCGGACGGCCCTCCTGACGAGCTTCACCGGGGCGTTCATGCCGCCACCCCGGCAACCTCACCGCAGTAGTCCGGGCCCGGGTTGGACGGGGCCACCCGCCACACCGCCGGCAGCGGACCGCCGGCCGCCTCCACCGCGAGCAGCTCGTCCAGCGCGACCCGCAGCCACGCCAGGAACTCCGCCTGATCCTCGGTGGTCGGCAGGGTGCCCGTCTCCAACAGGAACGCCGCCTCGTGCATGGCCCGCATCCCGTCGGAGAGCACCATCCAGTCGATCTCGTACCGCAGCATCGCCGGACCGCCCGCCTTCAGCTCGTCCAGCGACACCAGCGTCTGCCGCAGCAGACCACCCAAGATCTCGTTCTTCGACAGCACCGGCCGCGTCTGCACCCGCGTGACCGGCTCGAAGCCGTTCTCCCGCGCGTACGCCACGCCGTACACCGGCTGTGCCGCCACCGCCGCCACCATCTCCCGGAACTCCGGGCCGAACTCCCGGGCGCTCACGCCGTCACCCCCGGCTCAAGCCCCTCCGAGACGTGCACTGACGGCGCGAACCCGCGCCAGCCCACCGGCACCGGCGGAAGCGCGGTGTCCGCCGGCAGCGTGCCCGCCTCCACCGCGACCAGCACCGGCAACGCCCGCAGCAACCACTGTTCGAACACCACCAGGCACGGGTTCTCCCGCATGACGTCGAGGTCGTTCACCGCGTCTTCCAGCGCCGTCATCCCGTGCGACAGCACCACCCAGTCGATTTCGTAGCGCAGCTTCTCCACGCTGTGCCCGAAGTCCTCGTACGTCCCCATCGCGAACCGCATCAGCCCCGCGACGATCTGCTCTTCCGACAGCACCGGCATCGACCGCACCCGCGTGACCGGAACCATCCCCATGTCCCGCAGGTACTGCGTGCCGTACGGCTCCTGAACGAAGGGGGGAACCGCGCCCCCTGACGCAAGATGAACCACGGTCTGACCTCCCGGTCGGGCTGGACCCCCGGTGCCTGCCGCCAAGCCACGGCGCCGGGGGTCGCTTTGCGTTGTAGACGCATGGTCGACCAGTCGACTAGTCGAGTCAACCCCCGAATACGGCTAGAGTTGCCAGTGGTCGCCTAGACGGCTAGGCGACCAGCTCAGAACCCGATCGGGAGGGGACCAAACATGACGCAGCCAGTAGCCGCCTACATCCGGATCAAGAACGAGTTGCGCCGGCAGATCTTCGAAGGAGAGCTCCAGCCGGGGGACCTCGCCCCCAGCGAGCAGAAGATCCGCGACACCTGGAACGTCAGCCGAGGCACGGCGGTGCGCGCCCTCGCCGAACTGCGCGCTGAGGGCTACCTGACCACCGAGCCTGGTGTCGGTACTCGAGTTCTCGCCCGGGGCACCCAGGGCGGAGCGGACCGGGCCCGTCGCCTGCTGGCCACCGGATCGATCTTCCGCCAGGACGAGACGTCCACGATCACCGGCGCCGGACTCCAGGAGGCCCCCGCGGACGTCGCCCAGGCCCTGGGCTTGGAGCCCGGAGCGCAGGTCATCCGCCGGTCGCGGCTCCTCACCGACCGGGATGGAGTCGCGGCGATCTCGGTCTCGTGGCTGCCGGGCGAGTTCGCCGAGGTTCTGCCCGCGCTGCTTCAGCCGAAGTCGCTCGGTGGCACCGGCACACTCCGGGCCATCGACGAGGCAACCGGCCGCGCAGCGGTCCGCATCCGTGAGACCGCCATCGCCCGACTCGCCAGCGACACCGAGGCAACCGCCCTGGGACTCACCACGCCGGCCGCCGTGCTGGAGACACAGAACCTCTTCCTTGACCACGCTGGAGAGGCCATCGAGTACGGCGTCGACGTCGCCCCGGGCCGCCGTGCCCGCGCCGTCGAGATCGAGCTGTCTTAGCGACACACCGCAGCCCATGCCGAAGTACGGGCCGGGCTGGGAGGAAGCTCCGCAATGGGCCGATTCGATCGGCCCCAGAAACGACGTTGGCCCGGGGAGAGTCACGATCTCCCCGGGCCCTTACGAAGCCGTTAGCGCGGCGAGTACGAGGCTACGGGACACGGTCCCGCGTGGCCACCGTGCTCCGCCCTGACTTCCCCCTTGGAGGGGCGTTGTCGAGCTGGGATGCCCTCAGTTGGGCCAAGAAGCAGCAGGTCGGAAACCCCGTGCGCAAGCTCATTCTGATCTTGATGTGCGAGAAGGTTGACGCCACGTTCGCTTGCTACCCGTCAGCGAAAAAGCTTGCTCGTGAGGCCGAGTGCAGTCG
This window of the Parafrankia irregularis genome carries:
- a CDS encoding HNH endonuclease is translated as MSRINVSAEGRQRLYEAFGGRCAYCLTAESDHLDHVVPRAAGGSNGASNLVPACTPCGQSKGNLSVLDWVRALAAGETSPSSPNRVPDYGFWEVSPRPRPAPVATVA
- a CDS encoding GntR family transcriptional regulator — its product is MTQPVAAYIRIKNELRRQIFEGELQPGDLAPSEQKIRDTWNVSRGTAVRALAELRAEGYLTTEPGVGTRVLARGTQGGADRARRLLATGSIFRQDETSTITGAGLQEAPADVAQALGLEPGAQVIRRSRLLTDRDGVAAISVSWLPGEFAEVLPALLQPKSLGGTGTLRAIDEATGRAAVRIRETAIARLASDTEATALGLTTPAAVLETQNLFLDHAGEAIEYGVDVAPGRRARAVEIELS